The Hemibagrus wyckioides isolate EC202008001 linkage group LG10, SWU_Hwy_1.0, whole genome shotgun sequence genome includes a window with the following:
- the rcn1 gene encoding reticulocalbin-1: MHGVCVVCVVCVLVCVVDLKPMLRKDRIHHDPELSSKPHEAQHAHQQSLQFDHEAFLGKEEARTFDQLSPEESRDRLSKIVDRIDSDADGFITSDELNLWIKRVQKRYVYENVAKIWRDYDLNKDDAIGWDEYKQATYGYYLANPEEFADSTDQFSFKKMLPRDERRFKAADLNGDGRAERDEFTAFLHPEEFEHMRDIVVLETLEDIDKNGDGYVDEDEYIADMFAHEDGGPEPDWVKTERDQFSDFRDLNKDGKMDMEEIRHWILPPDYDHAQAEARHLLYESDTDKDQMLTKEEILQNWNMFVGSQATNYGEDLTRNHDEL; encoded by the exons ATgcacggtgtgtgtgtagtgtgtgtagtgtgtgtgttggtgtgtgtggtggatctgAAGCCCATGTTGAGAAAGGATAGAATTCACCATGACCCCGAACTTAGCAGCAAGCCGCACGAAGCCCAGCACGCGCACCAGCAGAGCCTCCAGTTCGACCATGAAGCTTTCCTGGGGAAAGAAGAAGCGAGGACTTTCGACCAGCTGAGtccagaggagagcagagacaGGCTGAG TAAGATTGTGGATCGTATCGATAGTGATGCTGATGGGTTCATCACCTCTGACGAACTGAACCTTTGGATTAAACGTGTTCAAAAGCGATATGTTTACGAGAACGTGGCTAAAATCTGGCGTGACTACGACCTGAATAAAGACGACGCGATTGGCTGGGATGAGTACAAACAGGCCACCTATGGATACTACCtcg CGAATCCAGAAGAGTTTGCAGATTCGACCGATCAGTTCAGCTTTAAGAAGATGCTGCCCCGAGACGAGCGCAGGTTTAAGGCGGCTGATCTGAACGGAGACGGGAGAGCAGAGAGGGATGAGTTCACTGCTTTCCTCCATCCTGAGGAATTCGAGCACATGAGGGACATTGTCGTCCTg GAGACGCTGGAGGACATAGATAAGAACGGAGACGGCTACGTGGACGAAGACGAATACATCG CGGACATGTTTGCACATGAAGATGGTGGGCCTGAACCGGACTGGGTGAAAACTGAGAGGGATCAGTTTTCCGATTTCCGAGACCTGAATAAAGATGGGAAGATGGACATGGAGGAGATTCGTCACTGGATTCTTCCTCCGGATTACGATCACGCTCAGGCTGAGGCGCGACACCTTCTCTACGAGTCCGACACGGATAAG GATCAGATGCTGACAAAAGAAGAGATTCTGCAGAACTGGAACATGTTTGTAGGAAGTCAAGCAACAAACTATGGAGAAGATCTGACCAGAAACCATGACGAGCTCTGA